From the genome of Bradyrhizobium elkanii USDA 76, one region includes:
- the nifS gene encoding cysteine desulfurase NifS, translated as MPIYLDNNATTRTDPSVVQAMLPYFTERFGNASSSHAFGGEAATALKQARRSLQDLLGNADDHEIIFTSGGTEANNAAILSALASQEGRDEIVTTSVEHSAILSLVEQLAPKGVKTHIIPVDSRGRLDIEAFRCALGPRTAIVSTMWANNETGTIFPVEFLAGLTREAGALFHTDAVQAVGKERVDLKDSAIDMLSLSAHKLHGPKGIGALYLRKGTKFRPLIWGGSQERRRRGGTENIPGIVGLGKAAELAVERLEPERVRIGALRDRLEQGILRSGECAVLGDTSNRLTNTANIAFDDLESEAIVHHLDRAGIAVSLGAACKSGSMEPSHVLRAMRVPERSMRGAVRFSLSRETSVAEVDEVVCVLCDIVARLRANLRGSASLASYARQSRELSS; from the coding sequence GTGCCGATTTATCTCGATAACAACGCGACGACGCGGACTGATCCGTCCGTCGTGCAAGCCATGTTGCCTTACTTCACCGAGCGATTCGGCAATGCCTCATCCAGCCACGCCTTTGGCGGCGAGGCCGCAACCGCGCTGAAGCAGGCGCGCCGTAGCTTGCAGGATCTGTTGGGGAATGCCGACGATCATGAGATCATTTTTACCTCAGGTGGGACCGAGGCAAATAATGCTGCCATCCTCTCGGCGCTTGCGAGCCAGGAAGGCCGTGACGAGATCGTTACCACCTCGGTTGAGCACTCCGCCATCCTTTCCCTGGTCGAGCAATTGGCGCCGAAAGGCGTCAAGACACATATCATACCGGTAGATTCCCGCGGCCGGCTCGACATCGAGGCGTTTCGCTGCGCGCTCGGGCCCCGCACGGCGATCGTCTCGACCATGTGGGCCAATAACGAGACCGGTACGATTTTTCCCGTGGAGTTTCTGGCCGGGTTGACCCGTGAGGCAGGCGCGCTGTTTCACACCGATGCGGTCCAGGCCGTCGGTAAGGAACGCGTCGACCTGAAGGACAGTGCGATCGACATGCTGTCGCTTTCGGCGCACAAGCTGCATGGCCCAAAAGGGATTGGCGCGCTCTATCTGCGCAAAGGGACAAAATTCCGGCCGCTGATTTGGGGCGGATCACAGGAACGTCGACGCCGCGGCGGTACTGAGAATATCCCTGGCATCGTTGGTCTTGGAAAAGCTGCGGAGCTGGCGGTGGAGCGGCTCGAGCCGGAGCGTGTTCGCATTGGTGCGTTGCGCGACCGCCTGGAGCAGGGGATTTTGCGCAGCGGCGAGTGCGCGGTGCTCGGCGATACTAGCAACCGGCTAACCAACACGGCCAACATCGCGTTCGATGATCTTGAAAGCGAAGCAATCGTCCATCATCTCGATCGTGCGGGCATTGCAGTGTCGCTGGGGGCAGCCTGCAAGTCCGGCTCAATGGAGCCATCGCATGTTCTGCGCGCCATGCGGGTGCCGGAGCGGAGTATGCGCGGCGCGGTGCGCTTTTCTCTGTCGCGTGAAACCTCTGTTGCGGAGGTCGATGAGGTCGTGTGCGTACTATGCGACATCGTG
- a CDS encoding HesB/IscA family protein yields MINLTDSAVNAVKSAISSSTQPAGGLRIMVEAGGCNGFKYTMGLVEEPKPDDKVIECGDLKVFVDDKSHQHLVGTTIDFVMALESAGFTFHNPNATSSCSCGKSFS; encoded by the coding sequence ATGATCAACCTGACGGATAGCGCGGTGAATGCGGTCAAGAGTGCGATTTCATCATCGACACAGCCAGCTGGCGGCCTGCGCATTATGGTCGAGGCAGGCGGCTGCAACGGGTTCAAATACACGATGGGTCTGGTTGAGGAACCGAAGCCCGACGACAAAGTGATTGAGTGCGGTGACCTGAAGGTGTTTGTCGACGACAAGAGCCATCAACATCTGGTCGGAACAACCATCGACTTCGTGATGGCGCTGGAGAGCGCAGGCTTCACCTTTCACAACCCGAACGCCACCTCGAGCTGCTCCTGCGGAAAATCGTTCAGCTGA